The window CCGGTCTGGATCACAAGTGCGAAAAGCTGATTGAGATTGCCGCCGTCAAAATGCAGGGTACGGAAATCGTTGAAACCTTTTCCAGTCTGGTCAATCCGCAGAAGCCCATTCGGCATTCCAGCTTCCTCATTCACAATATTTCCGAGGAAATGGTGCAGGACGCCCCCAACATTGAGGAGGTGTTGCCCCGGTTTCTGGAATTTGTGGGGGATCACGCCTTTGTGGCCCACAACGCCATTTTTGACTACAGCTTTATCAACGAGGCCATGAAGGCCACTTACGGCAAGCGCTTCGTCAATCACCGGATTGATACTTTTGAAATGTACCGCTCCGTCTTCCCCGATGAACAGTCTCATGGCCTGAACGCCTTGCTGCGCCGCTTTGGCTACAACGAAGATGTGGTACACCGGGCCCTGGATGATGCCATGTGCCTGGCCAAGGTCTACCCCAGATTGCGGGCCCTGTACGAGCAGAAGTTCAGTTGGCAGTTGTCCCAACTGAAAAACGTGCCCTACCTGATGGAGCGTTACATCCGCATGCAAAAGGCCAGCCAGTCCCTGCAGGCGGAAATGAGCGATTTGAAAGACATTTTCAAGATGTACTTCCAGAACGGCGGGGCCCCCGTGGAAGCCTCCACCGGTGAGGTGATGGTGTTCAACTACCGGCGTTCCTACAGTTACAACGAGAAACAGATTTGGGAAATCGCCACCGAAGCGGGTGTATGCGAGCGCATTTTCAAGCTGAACCCCCGGGCCCTGGACAAGTTGGTGGAACGCTCCGACATCGATGAGCGCTTCAAGGAAGCCTTTCGGGAGGCTCGTTTATCCATGCACGAGGCCCGCAATATCAACTTCCTGAAGCCCCAGATTGTTACAGAGAGCCCTGAAGATTCTGAAGAATCATAGAGCGGGCGGCGTCCTGATAGCCAAATTTGTAGGCTTTGCCGTTATAAATTAACGAGGCACGCCCTTTGTTCACCAGAAACACCTGAGGCGGCTCATCGTGCGGCATGCTGAGGCCCAACCCCTCGGCTTGCTTGGGCGCGGTGGCGGAATCGACGTCAATTTCAGTGATGGACAGATTGTTTTGGGAGGCAATATCCCGGGTGATGGGAACCACTTCCCGGCAGCTGGCGCACCAGTTGGCGGTAAACACAACCAGAGTCGGTTTACTGGCGGCCCAGGCGCTTAAAAAGCCTTTACTCACGCTAAGCCCGACAACCGTGAGGACGAGGAGGGCGATACCCAGTTTCTTTTGCATTTTCATGGTCCTGTTACTTCCCGCACAATTCATTCCATAAAACAGTAGAGACGAGCCCCCATCATAAAAGTTTCTCTGGCGTTTTGTCGAGCCTTAGGGCGCTGGCTTTCCCGAGCGCAGGCTTTTCAGGGGCTGGGCCGAGCCTGCCCCGGGCCGTCTTTGCAAGGAACCCTTGAGTGGCGGCGGGCTTGCGCTAAAATAAAAGCATTCAGCGAGGCCCCATCTCCCGTGTTGTTTTCTAACTGGTTCAATCAGGAGTTTTACTTGTGTCCAATTCGCCCAAAACCCTGTACCAAAAAATCTGGGACACCCATGTGGTTCATCAGGCCGAAGGCTTTCCCACCCTGTTGTACATCGATCGTCACCTGATTCATGAGGTGACCTCCCCTCAGGCGTTTCAGGGCCTCCGGGATCGCAATCTGAAACTGCGCAGGCCCGATAAAACCTTTGGCACCGTGGATCACAGCATTCCCACCACCGATCGCAAACTACCCATTGCCGATCCTGAAGCCGCCGGGCAAATCGCCACCTTTGAGCAAAACTGCCGGGAACAGGGCATTACCTTCTTTGGGCTGGACAGCGATCAGCAGGGCATTATCCACGTGATTGGCCCGGAACAGGGCTTGACCCTTCCGGGCATGACCATTGTCTGCGGGGATAGCCATACCTCTACTCACGGGGCCTTTGGAGCCTTGGCCTTTGGCATTGGCACCAGTGAGATTGAACAAGTTTTTGCCACCCAATGTTTGCTGCAACAACCTTCTAAAACCATGGAAATCCGGGTAGAGGGCACGCTGGCGTCGCACATTACGGCCAAGGATATTATTCTGGCCATTATCGCCAAAATCGGGGTGGGTGGTGGAACCGGCTATGTGCTGGAGTACACCGGCAGCGCCATTCGCAACCTTTCGATGGAAGGCCGTATGACCCTGTGCAATATGTCCATTGAAGCGGGAGCCCGGGCTGGGCTGGTGGCGCCGGATGAGGTGACTTTTGAGTACCTCAAAGGGCGGCCTTACGCCCCGCAAGGCGCCGAGTTTGATGCGGCGGTATCCCGCTGGCAGTCCTTGCGTACGGATGAAGGCGCTTCCTATGACGCTGTGGTCACTCTGCGGGCCGAAGACATTGAGCCCATGGTCACTTACGGCACCAATCCGGGGATGGCCTTAGGGATTTCCCAGTCGGTACCGGAACTTTCCCAGTGTGCCAGCGAGGAAGACAAACTGGAACTTGAAGAAAGCCTGGCATACATGGCCCTGCAGGCGGGGCAACCCATTGCCGGAACGCCCATTGATGTGGTGTTCATCGGCAGCTGTACCAATTCCCGTATCGAGGACCTGCGGGATGCCGCCAAAACTGCTCAGGGGCGCAAGGTGGCCGCGGGGGTTCGTGCTTTGGTGGTCCCTGGCTCTTACCCGGTCAAGCGACAGGCCGAAGCGGAAGGACTGCACCGCATATTTCTGGAGGCGGGGTTTGAGTGGCGAGAACCCGGTTGCAGCATGTGCATTGCCATGAACGGGGATCAGATTGAAGCCGGTCAGGCCTGCGCCAGCACCAGTAACCGCAACTTCAAGGGGCGTCAGGGCAAAGGCGGACGAACCTTTCTGCTCAGTCCCCCCATGGCCGCCGCCGCCGCCATTACGGGCAAACTGACGGATGTTCGTCAACTGAGTCAAAATTAACGCAGAGACAGGATTGAACCCCATGAGCAAGCAACTGACTCGTATTGAAAGCACTTGTGTGCCCCTGAACCAGAACAATGTAGACACTGATCAGGTCATTCCGGCCCGATTTTTGAAAGGCACCACCAAGGTGGGCTTGGGCGAAAAACTCTTCTATGACTTGCGTTACCTTTCCAACGGCCAACCCAACCCGGATTTTGTGCTGAACAACCCCAAATTTGGCGGACAGATTCTGGTGGCGGCCCACAACTTTGGCTGTGGCAGTTCCCGGGAGCATGCGCCCTGGGCCCTGAAAGACTATGGTTTTCAGGCCATTCTGGCGGTTTCCTTTGCCGATATCTTCCGCAATAACAGCCTCAAAAACCAGTTGTTGGCCAT is drawn from Vampirovibrio chlorellavorus and contains these coding sequences:
- the leuD gene encoding 3-isopropylmalate dehydratase small subunit produces the protein MSKQLTRIESTCVPLNQNNVDTDQVIPARFLKGTTKVGLGEKLFYDLRYLSNGQPNPDFVLNNPKFGGQILVAAHNFGCGSSREHAPWALKDYGFQAILAVSFADIFRNNSLKNQLLAIALPEPVILSLLAAVEANPALAVSIDLPRQVVAIPGQPDQPFEIDPYRKQCLMEGLDDIGYALSHLSWIEQFEAAHA
- a CDS encoding TlpA family protein disulfide reductase gives rise to the protein MQKKLGIALLVLTVVGLSVSKGFLSAWAASKPTLVVFTANWCASCREVVPITRDIASQNNLSITEIDVDSATAPKQAEGLGLSMPHDEPPQVFLVNKGRASLIYNGKAYKFGYQDAARSMILQNLQGSL
- a CDS encoding 3'-5' exonuclease, with the translated sequence MTEAMLEAVKPDDTIIILDTETTGLDHKCEKLIEIAAVKMQGTEIVETFSSLVNPQKPIRHSSFLIHNISEEMVQDAPNIEEVLPRFLEFVGDHAFVAHNAIFDYSFINEAMKATYGKRFVNHRIDTFEMYRSVFPDEQSHGLNALLRRFGYNEDVVHRALDDAMCLAKVYPRLRALYEQKFSWQLSQLKNVPYLMERYIRMQKASQSLQAEMSDLKDIFKMYFQNGGAPVEASTGEVMVFNYRRSYSYNEKQIWEIATEAGVCERIFKLNPRALDKLVERSDIDERFKEAFREARLSMHEARNINFLKPQIVTESPEDSEES
- the leuC gene encoding 3-isopropylmalate dehydratase large subunit; the encoded protein is MSNSPKTLYQKIWDTHVVHQAEGFPTLLYIDRHLIHEVTSPQAFQGLRDRNLKLRRPDKTFGTVDHSIPTTDRKLPIADPEAAGQIATFEQNCREQGITFFGLDSDQQGIIHVIGPEQGLTLPGMTIVCGDSHTSTHGAFGALAFGIGTSEIEQVFATQCLLQQPSKTMEIRVEGTLASHITAKDIILAIIAKIGVGGGTGYVLEYTGSAIRNLSMEGRMTLCNMSIEAGARAGLVAPDEVTFEYLKGRPYAPQGAEFDAAVSRWQSLRTDEGASYDAVVTLRAEDIEPMVTYGTNPGMALGISQSVPELSQCASEEDKLELEESLAYMALQAGQPIAGTPIDVVFIGSCTNSRIEDLRDAAKTAQGRKVAAGVRALVVPGSYPVKRQAEAEGLHRIFLEAGFEWREPGCSMCIAMNGDQIEAGQACASTSNRNFKGRQGKGGRTFLLSPPMAAAAAITGKLTDVRQLSQN